A part of Amycolatopsis camponoti genomic DNA contains:
- a CDS encoding oxidoreductase, with translation MPENWFITGCSTGLGRALAEAVLDRGLRAVVTARDPARVADLVAKHGDRALALPLDVTDHAQVADAVKRAETAFGRIDVLVNNAGYGYLAAIEEGEDDEVRKLFDANVFGLADVTKAVLPGMRARRSGHVVNVSSLGGLAAFGATGYYHATKFAVEGLSESLAAEVAPLGIKVTIVEPAAFRTNWSGPSMRQSATHIDDYAETAGARRAATTATYGHQPGDPVRAAEAVLAAVDAEEPPLRLLLGKAAYDIATARLETLRAGFDTWRETTLGADFPAKEKS, from the coding sequence ATGCCCGAAAACTGGTTCATCACCGGCTGCTCCACCGGCCTCGGCCGCGCGCTGGCCGAAGCCGTGCTCGACCGCGGCCTGCGGGCCGTCGTCACGGCCCGCGACCCCGCGCGGGTCGCCGACCTCGTCGCCAAGCACGGCGACCGCGCGCTGGCCCTGCCGCTCGACGTCACCGACCACGCCCAGGTCGCCGACGCGGTGAAACGGGCCGAAACCGCGTTCGGCCGGATCGACGTCCTGGTCAACAACGCCGGCTACGGCTACCTCGCCGCGATCGAGGAAGGCGAGGACGACGAAGTCCGGAAGCTCTTCGACGCCAACGTCTTCGGCCTCGCCGACGTCACGAAGGCGGTGCTGCCCGGCATGCGCGCCCGGCGGAGCGGGCACGTCGTGAACGTGTCCTCGCTCGGCGGGCTCGCCGCCTTCGGGGCCACCGGCTACTACCACGCCACGAAGTTCGCTGTGGAAGGGCTTTCCGAGTCGCTGGCCGCCGAAGTGGCCCCCCTGGGCATCAAGGTGACCATCGTCGAGCCCGCCGCGTTCCGCACGAACTGGTCCGGCCCGTCGATGCGCCAGTCCGCGACGCACATCGACGACTACGCCGAGACGGCCGGTGCCCGGCGGGCCGCGACCACCGCGACCTACGGCCACCAGCCGGGCGACCCGGTCCGCGCGGCCGAAGCCGTCCTCGCCGCCGTCGACGCCGAGGAACCGCCCCTGCGGCTGCTCCTCGGCAAGGCCGCCTACGACATCGCCACCGCCCGGCTCGAAACCCTCCGGGCCGGCTTCGACACCTGGCGCGAGACCACCCTCGGCGCCGACTTCCCAGCCAAGGAGAAATCGTGA
- a CDS encoding helix-turn-helix transcriptional regulator, which produces MAEKDPRSGAPPLRVAAGASAENALGEFLRARREQVGPTELGLSAGGSRRVAGLRREEVAVLAGVSTDYYVRLEQGRERNPSAQVLDALAHGLALDEDATAHLHRLAQPAPRRRRARRREQVSPNLLRLMDGWPDTPALVLGRCLEVLAHNALGESLFGGHTHSGDLVRLVFLDPDAREFYPEWERVAVNTVGGLRVAAGLDPDDPRLIETVGELSVKSADFRRLWARHDIRQKTHETKRFHHRLVGELVLSYEALTVNSAPGQQLVVYQAEPGSPSEAGLALLGSLAAG; this is translated from the coding sequence ATGGCTGAGAAAGACCCGCGGAGCGGAGCTCCTCCGTTGAGGGTGGCGGCGGGGGCATCGGCGGAGAACGCGCTCGGGGAGTTCCTCCGGGCCCGCCGCGAACAGGTGGGCCCGACGGAGCTCGGCCTGTCCGCGGGAGGGTCGCGGCGGGTCGCGGGGCTGCGCCGCGAAGAAGTCGCGGTGCTGGCCGGCGTCAGCACCGACTACTACGTCCGGCTCGAGCAGGGCCGGGAGCGGAACCCGTCAGCGCAGGTCCTCGACGCGCTGGCCCACGGGCTGGCCCTCGACGAGGACGCCACCGCGCACCTGCACCGGCTGGCCCAGCCCGCTCCGAGACGCCGGCGCGCGCGGCGGCGGGAGCAGGTCAGCCCGAACCTCCTGCGGCTGATGGACGGCTGGCCGGACACGCCCGCGCTCGTGCTCGGCCGCTGCCTCGAGGTGCTCGCGCACAACGCGCTGGGCGAGTCGCTGTTCGGTGGTCACACCCACAGCGGTGACCTGGTCCGGCTGGTGTTCCTCGACCCGGACGCGCGCGAGTTCTACCCGGAGTGGGAGCGCGTCGCGGTGAACACCGTCGGCGGCCTGCGCGTGGCCGCCGGCCTCGATCCGGACGATCCCCGGCTCATCGAGACGGTCGGCGAGCTGTCGGTCAAGAGCGCGGACTTCCGCCGGCTGTGGGCCCGGCACGACATCCGCCAGAAGACCCACGAGACCAAGCGGTTCCACCACCGGCTGGTCGGCGAGCTGGTCCTGAGCTACGAGGCGCTGACCGTGAACAGCGCGCCCGGCCAGCAGCTGGTGGTCTACCAGGCCGAGCCCGGCAGCCCGTCGGAAGCCGGGCTCGCCCTGCTCGGCAGCCTCGCCGCCGGCTGA
- a CDS encoding alkaline phosphatase D family protein, protein MTELLLGPLLRHVDATSATIWVETGGPCEVVVAEAKARTFEVAGHHYALVVLTGLEPGRSTRYEVRLDGELVWPGPDSDLPPSRIRTLTPGDPRFRLVFGSCRKPREEDALGPDALAAYAHRMARLDESEWPESLLLLGDQVYADETTDATQEWLAGRRDTKVPPGTEVADFEEYCHLYSEAWCEPAVRWLLSTVPTSMIFDDHDVRDDWNTSQAWREEMTRTSWWPERIRGALVSYWVYQHLGNLGPRELAEDDLYQRVSTSGADNAPLLREFADQADREADGAKGTRWSYRRDFGPVRLLVIDSRAGRILGGGERSMVGDAEFRWIEEQSEGEFDHLLIGTSLPWLMPTALSAAQSVSERLCARPGLVGRVSEWFRQLADLEHWPAFRDSFDRLTRLIARVADDGPASVSVLSGDVHHAYVARADLPGAPVHQLTCSPVHNTVPWYMNRLFRAGWARSLTRLSEGLARRVGVPPAPLTWGCVSGPHFGNAVMTFDVDGREATATLLQPERDGEPIKLA, encoded by the coding sequence ATGACCGAGCTCCTCCTGGGACCGCTGCTCCGGCACGTCGACGCCACCTCGGCGACGATCTGGGTCGAGACCGGCGGTCCGTGCGAAGTCGTTGTCGCGGAAGCGAAAGCCCGGACGTTCGAAGTTGCCGGGCACCACTACGCGCTGGTCGTGCTCACCGGGCTGGAACCCGGCCGCAGCACGCGGTACGAGGTGCGGCTCGACGGCGAGCTCGTCTGGCCCGGGCCCGACAGCGACCTGCCGCCCAGCCGGATCCGGACGCTCACCCCCGGTGACCCGCGGTTCCGGCTGGTGTTCGGGTCGTGCCGCAAGCCGCGGGAGGAGGACGCGCTCGGCCCGGACGCGCTCGCCGCGTACGCCCACCGGATGGCCCGGCTCGACGAAAGCGAGTGGCCCGAGTCGCTGCTGCTGCTCGGCGACCAGGTCTACGCCGACGAGACCACCGACGCGACGCAGGAGTGGCTGGCCGGGCGGCGCGACACGAAGGTGCCGCCCGGCACCGAGGTCGCGGACTTCGAGGAGTACTGCCACCTCTACTCCGAGGCCTGGTGCGAACCGGCGGTGCGGTGGCTGCTGTCCACCGTGCCGACGTCGATGATCTTCGACGACCACGACGTGCGCGACGACTGGAACACCTCGCAGGCCTGGCGCGAGGAGATGACCCGCACGTCGTGGTGGCCGGAGCGGATCCGCGGCGCGCTCGTGTCGTACTGGGTCTACCAGCACCTCGGCAACCTCGGGCCGCGCGAGCTGGCCGAAGACGACCTCTACCAGCGGGTGAGCACGTCGGGGGCGGACAACGCGCCGCTGCTGCGCGAGTTCGCCGACCAGGCCGACCGCGAAGCCGACGGCGCCAAGGGCACCCGGTGGTCCTACCGGCGCGACTTCGGCCCGGTCCGGCTGCTGGTCATCGACTCGCGGGCGGGCCGCATCCTGGGCGGCGGCGAGCGCTCGATGGTCGGCGACGCCGAGTTCCGCTGGATCGAGGAGCAGTCCGAAGGCGAGTTCGACCACCTGCTGATCGGGACGTCGCTGCCGTGGCTGATGCCCACCGCGCTCTCGGCCGCGCAGTCGGTCAGCGAGCGCCTCTGCGCGCGGCCGGGGCTCGTCGGGCGGGTGTCGGAGTGGTTCCGGCAGCTGGCCGACCTCGAGCACTGGCCGGCGTTCCGCGACTCGTTCGACCGGCTGACGCGGCTGATCGCCCGCGTCGCGGACGACGGCCCGGCGTCGGTGAGCGTGCTCTCGGGCGACGTCCACCACGCGTACGTCGCCCGGGCCGACCTGCCGGGGGCGCCGGTGCACCAGCTCACCTGCTCGCCGGTGCACAACACCGTCCCCTGGTACATGAACCGCCTGTTCCGCGCCGGCTGGGCGCGGAGCCTGACCCGGCTCAGCGAAGGGCTGGCCCGCCGGGTCGGCGTCCCGCCCGCGCCGCTGACCTGGGGCTGCGTTTCGGGACCGCACTTCGGGAACGCCGTGATGACCTTCGACGTCGACGGCCGCGAAGCCACCGCGACGCTGCTGCAGCCGGAGCGGGACGGCGAGCCGATCAAGCTCGCCTGA
- a CDS encoding extracellular catalytic domain type 1 short-chain-length polyhydroxyalkanoate depolymerase, whose protein sequence is MRRLVTALLAAVLSIAAAIVLVITAQPASAATLTRVTGFGTNPSNLNMYAYVPDHVAAKPALLVALHYCTGSASAVFNGYARDYVTAADQSGYVIVFPEATRSGQCFDVSSPQALTRGGGSDPVGILSMVDYAKQHYNVDPARVFVTGFSSGAMMTNVLAAEYPDVFAAGSAFMGVPAGCFATTDGSSWNSQCSGGQLIKTAQQWGDQARQMSGGRTGPYPRMQLWHGTADDTLRYPNFGEEIKQWTNLRGVSQTPSSSDAPQSGWTRTRYGSTGTQAPVEGISVQGAGHALPQNGMVAYAIAFLGLDSGGSSTTTTTPGSSGGTTLGSAASGTGRYFGTAVSASRLSDSVYTGILSREFSMITPENEMKMDATEPSQGQFSYGNADRIVAQAASQGARMRGHTLAWYAQQPGWMQGMEGSALRSAMLNHVTQVATHYQGKIYAWDVVNEAFADGGSGARRDSNLQRTGDDWIEAAFRAARAADPGAKLCYNDYNTDDWNQAKTQAVYRMVQDFKSRGVPIDCVGFQSHFNSNSPVPSNYQTTLQNFTNLGVDVQITELDIEGSGTTQANNYRTVTQACLAVARCTGMTVWGIRDTDSWRASATPLLFDGNGQKKAAYTAVLDALNGGTTPTPTTTPTTPTTPTTPTTPTTTTPTTTTPTPGGCTGTYAKTAEWNVGFNGQVTVTGSNSWVLTITFHEPQKVIGSWNYTGTYDSTGYVLTARPNGSGNVIGFTVQHGGNLTAPTVTCSVG, encoded by the coding sequence GTGCGAAGACTCGTCACCGCCCTCCTCGCCGCCGTGTTGTCGATCGCCGCCGCCATCGTGCTGGTGATCACGGCGCAGCCCGCGTCGGCGGCCACGCTCACCCGCGTGACCGGTTTCGGCACCAACCCCAGCAACCTGAACATGTACGCCTACGTCCCGGACCACGTCGCCGCCAAGCCGGCGCTGCTGGTCGCGCTCCACTACTGCACCGGTTCGGCTTCGGCGGTCTTCAACGGCTACGCCCGCGACTACGTCACCGCGGCCGACCAGTCCGGCTACGTCATCGTCTTTCCGGAAGCGACGCGTAGCGGGCAGTGCTTCGACGTCTCCTCGCCGCAGGCCCTCACCCGCGGCGGCGGCAGCGACCCGGTCGGCATCCTGTCGATGGTCGACTACGCCAAGCAGCACTACAACGTGGATCCCGCCCGGGTCTTCGTCACCGGCTTCTCCTCCGGCGCGATGATGACGAACGTCCTCGCGGCGGAGTACCCGGACGTCTTCGCCGCCGGCTCGGCGTTCATGGGCGTCCCCGCCGGCTGCTTCGCCACCACCGACGGGTCGAGCTGGAACAGCCAGTGCTCGGGCGGCCAGCTCATCAAGACCGCGCAGCAGTGGGGCGACCAGGCCCGCCAGATGAGCGGCGGGCGGACCGGCCCGTACCCGCGCATGCAGCTGTGGCACGGCACCGCCGACGACACCCTGCGCTACCCGAACTTCGGGGAGGAGATCAAGCAGTGGACCAACCTGCGTGGGGTGAGCCAGACGCCGTCGTCGAGTGACGCGCCGCAGTCCGGCTGGACGCGCACGCGCTACGGCAGCACCGGCACGCAGGCGCCGGTCGAAGGGATCAGCGTCCAGGGCGCCGGGCACGCGCTGCCGCAGAACGGGATGGTGGCGTACGCGATCGCGTTCCTCGGCCTGGACAGCGGCGGCTCGTCGACCACCACGACCACGCCGGGATCCTCCGGCGGCACCACGCTGGGCAGTGCGGCGAGCGGGACCGGGCGCTACTTCGGCACGGCGGTCTCGGCGAGCAGGCTCTCGGACAGCGTCTACACCGGCATCCTGAGCCGCGAGTTCTCCATGATCACGCCGGAGAACGAGATGAAGATGGACGCCACCGAGCCTTCGCAGGGCCAGTTCTCCTACGGCAACGCCGACCGGATCGTCGCCCAGGCGGCGAGCCAGGGCGCCCGGATGCGCGGGCACACCCTGGCCTGGTACGCGCAGCAGCCCGGCTGGATGCAGGGCATGGAGGGCTCCGCGCTGCGGTCGGCGATGCTGAACCACGTCACCCAGGTCGCGACCCACTACCAGGGCAAGATCTACGCCTGGGACGTCGTCAACGAGGCCTTCGCCGACGGCGGCTCGGGCGCCCGGCGCGACTCGAACCTGCAGCGCACCGGCGACGACTGGATCGAGGCGGCCTTCCGCGCCGCGCGGGCGGCCGACCCGGGCGCGAAGCTCTGCTACAACGACTACAACACCGACGACTGGAACCAGGCGAAGACCCAGGCCGTGTACCGCATGGTGCAGGACTTCAAGTCCCGCGGCGTGCCGATCGACTGCGTCGGCTTCCAGTCGCACTTCAACAGCAACAGCCCGGTGCCGTCGAACTACCAGACCACGCTGCAGAACTTCACGAACCTCGGCGTGGACGTGCAGATCACCGAGCTGGACATCGAGGGGTCGGGCACCACGCAGGCGAACAACTACCGGACCGTCACCCAGGCCTGCCTGGCGGTGGCGCGCTGCACCGGGATGACGGTGTGGGGCATCCGCGACACGGACTCGTGGCGGGCGTCCGCGACTCCGCTGCTGTTCGACGGCAACGGCCAGAAGAAGGCCGCCTACACCGCGGTGCTCGACGCGCTGAACGGCGGCACGACCCCGACGCCGACCACCACGCCGACGACACCCACGACGCCGACCACACCCACCACACCGACGACCACCACACCGACGACCACCACCCCGACGCCGGGCGGGTGCACCGGGACCTACGCCAAGACGGCGGAGTGGAACGTCGGCTTCAACGGGCAGGTGACCGTCACCGGCTCGAACAGCTGGGTGCTCACGATCACCTTCCACGAACCCCAGAAGGTCATCGGCAGCTGGAACTACACCGGGACCTACGACAGCACCGGGTACGTGCTGACCGCGCGGCCCAACGGGAGCGGCAACGTCATCGGGTTCACCGTGCAGCACGGCGGCAACCTGACGGCGCCGACCGTGACCTGTTCGGTGGGCTAG
- a CDS encoding methylated-DNA--[protein]-cysteine S-methyltransferase, with translation MKHAVIASPIGPLTLVGDGAALAGLYFDGHLRTPHLTDLGPRDDDAFEAARQQLGEYFAGTRREFDLELAPRGSAFEKQVWAMLTKIPYGATRTYGQLAAELGDPGAAQAVGNANGWNPISVIVPCHRVVGTSGGLTGYAGGLTRKRFLLSLEEPPADEVGRLF, from the coding sequence ATGAAGCACGCCGTCATCGCGTCACCGATCGGACCGCTGACCCTGGTCGGCGACGGCGCGGCGCTGGCCGGGCTCTACTTCGACGGCCATCTCCGGACACCCCACCTCACCGACCTCGGCCCCCGGGACGACGACGCCTTCGAGGCGGCGCGGCAGCAGCTCGGCGAGTACTTCGCGGGCACGCGGCGCGAGTTCGACCTCGAGCTCGCGCCGCGCGGCTCGGCGTTCGAGAAGCAGGTCTGGGCGATGCTGACCAAGATCCCGTACGGCGCAACCCGCACGTACGGGCAGCTGGCCGCCGAGCTGGGCGACCCCGGGGCCGCGCAGGCGGTCGGGAACGCCAACGGCTGGAACCCGATCAGCGTCATCGTGCCGTGCCACCGCGTGGTCGGCACGAGCGGCGGCCTGACCGGGTACGCCGGTGGCCTCACCCGCAAGCGGTTCCTCCTCAGCCTGGAGGAACCGCCCGCGGACGAGGTCGGCCGGCTGTTCTAG
- a CDS encoding glycoside hydrolase family 16 protein translates to MRTAKRLTAVLATLSFVLTAAPAHAEAGWTTVFQDDFDGAAGSGLDAQDWLYDTGTGYQGGAANWGTGELETATNSTDNVYHDGAGHLAIKPLRDAAGNWTSGRIETQRTDFAAPEGGQLEISATLKQPSPASGLGYWPAFWAMGADARPVGATNWPSIGELDIMEDVNALSKHSTTFHCGQWQGECHDPDGITSDLQECAGCQEGYHTYSVIVDRRDAAAEELRFYLDGNQTFAVKQNQVSDATWKAAVDHGFFVIFDVAIGGSYPNKVCGCTSPSADITPGAEMSVDSLSVKTSQG, encoded by the coding sequence ATGCGCACCGCCAAGCGGCTCACCGCCGTGCTCGCCACGCTGTCCTTCGTCCTGACCGCCGCCCCGGCGCACGCCGAAGCCGGGTGGACCACCGTGTTCCAGGACGACTTCGACGGCGCCGCCGGCTCCGGCCTCGACGCCCAGGACTGGCTCTACGACACGGGAACCGGCTACCAGGGCGGCGCCGCGAACTGGGGCACCGGCGAACTCGAGACAGCGACGAACTCGACGGACAACGTCTACCACGACGGCGCCGGCCACCTGGCGATCAAGCCGCTGCGCGATGCGGCCGGAAACTGGACGTCCGGCCGGATCGAAACGCAGCGCACCGACTTCGCGGCACCCGAAGGCGGCCAGCTGGAGATCAGCGCGACGCTCAAGCAGCCCTCCCCCGCGAGCGGCCTCGGCTACTGGCCGGCCTTCTGGGCGATGGGTGCCGACGCCCGCCCGGTCGGCGCGACGAACTGGCCGAGCATCGGCGAGCTCGACATCATGGAAGACGTCAACGCGCTGAGCAAGCACTCCACCACCTTCCACTGTGGACAGTGGCAGGGCGAGTGCCACGACCCCGACGGCATCACCAGCGACCTGCAGGAGTGCGCCGGCTGCCAGGAGGGCTACCACACCTACTCGGTGATCGTGGACCGCCGTGACGCCGCGGCCGAAGAGCTGCGCTTCTACCTGGACGGGAACCAGACCTTCGCGGTGAAGCAGAACCAGGTGTCCGACGCGACCTGGAAGGCCGCCGTCGACCACGGGTTCTTCGTCATCTTCGACGTCGCCATCGGGGGCTCCTACCCCAACAAGGTCTGCGGGTGCACCTCCCCGAGTGCGGACATCACGCCCGGCGCGGAGATGAGCGTCGACTCGCTCTCGGTGAAGACCAGCCAGGGCTGA